One window of the Triticum dicoccoides isolate Atlit2015 ecotype Zavitan chromosome 3B, WEW_v2.0, whole genome shotgun sequence genome contains the following:
- the LOC119275484 gene encoding G-type lectin S-receptor-like serine/threonine-protein kinase At2g19130, giving the protein MGNQENSNSKIEFVVLTVVGVLALLLVGLVLLWRSKRKLFVERLVDSNSGLTVFSNTQIKKATRNFLEKLGEGGFGCVFKGTLPGSSMVAVKMLKDLGQGEKQFRAEVQTIGMLQHINLVRLFGFCAEGSKRLLVYEYMENGSLSSHLFSKSSVKLIWELRYSIALGTARGLAYLHEECKDCIIHCDIKPDNVLLDADLCPKVADFGMAKLLCRDFSRALTTMRGAIGYLAPEWISGLPITHKSDVYIYGMMLLEIISGRRNVEKIKEGKFTYFPIFAAVKVNEGDVMCLTGYRLEGDADVEQLSRACRIACWCIQDAEDHRPMMGHVVRMLEGVMDVEVPPIPRSLLNFVGMEDCTPSTDLYSL; this is encoded by the exons ATGGGTAACCAAGAAAATTCGAACTCCAAGATTGAATTTGTTGTTCTAACAGTGGTAGGTGTCTTGGCCCTCCTCCTGGTTGGTCTGGTTCTCTTGTGGAGAAGTAAAAGAAAGTTATTCGTTGAAAGACTAGTGGATTCCAATAGTGGCCTTACGGTCTTCTCTAATACGCAAATAAAGAAAGCAACGAGAAATTTCTTGGAAAAACTTGGAGAAGGAGGTTTCGGCTGTGTTTTCAAGGGCACATTACCAGGTTCCTCTATGGTGGCTGTCAAAATGCTAAAAGATCTTGGACAGGGTGAGAAGCAGTTCCGAGCAGAAGTGCAGACCATTGGAATGCTTCAACACATCAATCTTGTTCGTTTGTTTGGGTTCTGTGCTGAGGGAAGTAAAAGATTGCTGGTATACGAGTACATGGAGAATGGATCTTTGAGTTCTCATCTGTTTTCGAAGAGTTCTGTAAAATTAATCTGGGAGCTCCGGTACAGTATAGCACTTGGAACTGCAAGAGGCTTGGCTTATCTGCATGAGGAATGCAAGGATTGCATCATACACTGCGATATAAAGCCAGATAATGTACTCCTTGATGCAGATTTGTGTCCTAAGGTTGCAGACTTTGGTATGGCGAAGCTTCTTTGCCGAGATTTTAGCAGGGCACTGACAACAATGCGGGGGGCCATCGGATATCTTGCGCCGGAGTGGATCTCAGGGCTTCCGATCACACATAAGTCTGACGTTTACATCTACGGAATGATGCTTCTTGAAATCATTTCGGGGCGAAGGAATGTGGAGAAAATCAAGGAAGGGAAGTTCACTTACTTTCCCATCTTTGCGGCAGTCAAGGTGAATGAAGGAGATGTTATGTGCCTTACtggata taggttggaAGGCGACGCAGATGTGGAGCAGCTGAGCAGAGCTTGCAGAATCGCATGCTGGTGCATTCAAGATGCTGAGGATCATAGGCCAATGATGGGGCATGTTGTTCGCATGCTAGAGGGTGTCATGGATGTTGAAGTACCTCCTATTCCGAGGTCGCTGCTGAATTTTGTGGGCATGGAGGATTGCACTCCCTCTACAGACTTATATAGTCTCTGA
- the LOC119275485 gene encoding GDSL esterase/lipase At5g45910-like — MSTTKICKLPSAARLFLFVAQLGWTWALIPPFPVAVGLSARRYDSIFSFGDSFADTGNNPVVFAASSVFDPFTRPPYGSTFFGRPTGRNSDGRLIIDFIAQRLGLPLVPPSLAHNGSFRRGANFAVGGATALDAAFFHGSKLIFNTSLGVQLQWFESLKPSLCRTTKECEAFFGRSLFFVGEFGVNDYHFCFLTKSVQEIMPLVPDVIRTISMAIERLIKHGATNFVVPGTIPSGCTPPVLALFPDAAPAEYNSTTGCLEDINKLGMHHNLLLQEALDKLQGRHPDAMIVYADLFGPIMDMVESPGKYGFEEDVLTICCGGPGTLFCGDEGANLCEKPAARLFWDGVHLTETAYRYIADIWLDSIDSPARQSRYQLVR, encoded by the exons ATGTCCACCACCAAGATTTGCAAGCTGCCGAGCGCTGCCAGGCTGTTCCTCTTCGTCGCGCAGCTGGGATGGACATGGGCACTGATCCCTCCTTTCCCCGTGGCCGTGGGCCTCTCTGCCCGGCGCTACGACTCCATCTTCAGCTTCGGCGACTCCTTCGCCGACACGGGCAACAACCCCGTCGTCTTCGCCGCCAGCTCCGTCTTCGACCCGTTCACGCGCCCGCCCTACGGCTCCACCTTCTTTGGCCGCCCCACCGGCCGCAACTCCGACGGCCGCCTCATCATCGACTTCATCG CTCAGCGCCTTGGCCTGCCGCTCGTCCCGCCGTCCCTGGCGCACAACGGGAGCTTCCGCCGAGGCGCCAACTTCGCCGTCGGGGGCGCCACCGCTTTGGACGCCGCTTTCTTCCACGGCAGCAAGTTGATTTTCAACACCAGTTTGGGCGTACAGCTGCAGTGGTTCGAGTCGCTCAAGCCTTCTCTCTGCCGCACAACCAAAG AGTGCGAGGCCTTCTTCGGCAGATCCCTCTTCTTCGTGGGCGAATTCGGGGTCAACGACTACCACTTCTGTTTCCTCACCAAGAGCGTGCAAGAGATCATGCCGCTCGTTCCAGATGTGATCAGGACTATCTCAATGGCCATCGAG AGGCTGATCAAGCACGGGGCGACGAATTTTGTGGTTCCTGGGACAATCCCCTCGGGATGCACACCGCCGGTTCTCGCCTTGTTCCCCGATGCCGCCCCGGCAGAATACAACTCCACCACCGGTTGCCTGGAAGATATCAACAAGCTAGGGATGCACCACAACCTGCTGCTGCAGGAGGCCCTTGACAAGCTCCAGGGCAGGCACCCGGACGCCATGATCGTTTATGCCGACCTCTTCGGTCCAATCATGGACATGGTGGAGTCGCCTGGCAAGTATG GGTTTGAAGAAGATGTTCTTACCATTTGTTGCGGAGGGCCTGGGACACTTTTCTGCGGCGATGAAGGTGCAAACCTGTGCGAGAAACCGGCTGCTCGTCTGTTCTGGGACGGCGTCCACTTGACGGAGACGGCTTACCGCTACATCGCCGATATCTGGCTGGACAGCATAGATTCCCCTGCAAGACAGAGCAGATATCAGTTAGTGAGGTAG